A region of Ornithorhynchus anatinus isolate Pmale09 chromosome 5, mOrnAna1.pri.v4, whole genome shotgun sequence DNA encodes the following proteins:
- the SRM gene encoding spermidine synthase, protein MDPAPADPVPAIRDGWFRETCSLWPGQAMALQVDRLLHHRRSRYQEILVFRSKTYGNVLVLDGVIQCTERDEFSYQEMIANLPLCSHPSPRKVLIIGGGDGGVLREVVKHPTVESVVQCEIDEDVIEVSKKYLPGMAVGYSSPKLTLHVRDGFEFMQQNQDAFDVIITDSSDPMGPAESLFKESYYQLMKMALREGGILCCQGECQWLHLDLIKEMRQFCKSLFPVVEYAYCTIPTYPSGQIGFMLCSKNPSTNFREPVQQLSQQQVEAMRLRYYNSDIHRAAFVLPEFARKALSDV, encoded by the exons ATGGACCCGGCCCCGGCCGACCCCGTCCCCGCCATCCGCGACGGCTGGTTCCGCGAGACCTGCAGCCTCTGGCCCGGACAGGCCATGGCCCTGCAAGTCGACCGGCTGCTGCACCACCGCCGCTCCCGCTACCAGGAGATCCTCGTCTTCCGCAG TAAAACCTACGGGAACGTGCTGGTGCTGGACGGGGTCATCCAGTGCACGGAGAGGGACGAATTCTCCTATCAGGAAATGATCGCCAACCTGCCCCTGTGCAGCCACCCCAGCCCCCGGAAG GTGCTGATCAtcggcggcggggacgggggcgtgCTGCGGGAGGTGGTCAAGCACCCGACCGTGGAATCGGTGGTCCAGTGTGAGATCGATGAG GACGTCATCGAGGTTTCCAAGAAGTACCTGCCCGGGATGGCCGTGGGCTACTCCAGCCCCAAGCTGACGCTCCACGTGCGGGACGGCTTCGAGTTCATGCAGCAGAACCAGGACGCCTTCGACGTCATCATCACCGACTCTTCGGACCCCATGG GCCCCGCTGAGAGCTTGTTTAAAGAGTCGTACTATCAGCTGATGAAGATGGCGCTGAGGGAAGGTGGTATCCTCTGCTGCCAGG GCGAGTGCCAGTGGCTCCATCTGGACCTCATCAAGGAGATGCGCCAGTTCTGCAAATCCTTGTTCCCCGTGGTGGAGTACGCCTACTGCACCATCCCCACCTACCCCAGCGGCCAGATCGGCTTCATGCTGTGCAGCAAGAACCCG aGCACCAACTTCCGGGAACCGGTACAGCAGCTGAGCCAGCAACAGGTGGAGGCGATGAGGCTGAGATACTACAACTCCGACATCCACCGCGCCGCCTTCGTGCTGCCCGAGTTCGCCCGCAAG gccctgaGTGACGTGTGA